The genomic region GATGTCCACGTCGTCCTTACATGTAAGGAAACGCTCAACATGCGATTTGTTGGCATAACTTCCTGCGGGGATGATGCCCATGTCTGCGTAAGTCTTGGCACTCTTTAGCACCGGTACCGCCCCTTGGGCGATGCACAACGTGACCTTATCTGCCGCCATTTCCAAACCATGTCCCAACAGTCCAAAACCCGTCACATCCGTGCACGCACTCACCGCCAAAGGACGCAATGCGCGCATAGCGTGGACGTTGAGCTGCGCCATAATCTGCGCGGCTTCGCACGCCTCGGCATCACTTAGCAAATCTGCCTTGATAGCGGTCGAGAGAATCCCCATGCCAAGGGGTTTGGTGAGGAGTAGCACATCGCCCACGCGCGGCGTGTTGTTGCGCCAAAACCGCTTAGGATGCACCATGCCCGTCACCGAAAGGCCATAGTACATTTCAGGGGTTTCGATGGTGTGTCCGCCTGTAACGACCCCGCCGCATTCTAGCACCTTGTCGCGTCCGCCTTCTAAGATTTCCCGCAAAAGCGCACGGGGATGGTGACATCCATCAAACCCCACAAGGTTCAACGCACTGAGCACCTCTGCCCCCATGGCAAACACGTCGCTGAGGGAATTTGCCGCGGCAATCTGTCCGTACACAAAGGGGTCATCCACCACTGGCGTGATAAAATCCACCGTTTGCACCAAAGCTTGGGTTTCGTTGAGCGCGTACACGCTGGCATCTTCACTGCCTTCACTGCCAACAAGCACGTTTGGATGCGGGGCATAAAGGCCGCTAAGGGTGTTTGTGAGATCCTCCGGACCCAACTTAGCAGCACAACCCGCAGCCTTGACGTATTTAGTCAGCTTGGCTTGGTTGTTTAAAATCATGACATTCCTTAGAGTTTTTTCAAAACTCCTGACACGCCTTTGAAGCAAAGCTCCAAAGACTACGCTAACGCTGAGTTCTCCTCAGCGGAGGGTTCGCGCACCTTTGGTGCTTTTGGCTTCCTTACAGGCTAATCACATCCTGAGCGTTTAGGAGCATTTCGATGGTGCTGTACGCATTGCCAATCACCCCTACTTTGAGGGCATCTTGCACCTTGTAAAACTCCAAGCACACGCCGCATGAGTAGATTTCTACGCCTTTATCAGCAAGAGCTTTGAGCACGGCGATAACGTCACTTCCCTCGGGTGCAGTAGTGAGCAAGACGCCCTTGTTGACACAAATAATGCGGCTTGGCAAGGCTTTTTGCTCTAGCACGGTTTTTAAAAAACCAACCATGAGCATTCCGCCTAACTCGCCCTCGCCCACTTTGTCATCTTTAATAAAAAGGGTTTTGTTCAAAAATCCACTGGGAGCCGAAGGAACGATGTCGCAACCGTAGCCCTTCACAAGGGTGATGAGCGTTGCATCGCCTTGGACGCTCTCGCGCACTTCACACCCGCTGTTTTTCCCAAAACGCATGACGTTTTCGCGTGAGGCAACGGAATTGACAAGCACTTCAAGGACGGCGTCCTCTGGCAAAGATTCAAGGGCTTTTTTGGTCTCAAGGACAGGCTGGGGACATTCTAAATTGCGGCAATCGATTTGCATTATTACTCCAAAATGGTGGTTTACATGTAAGGGGTTTGGCGCTTGAACTCAAGCCTAAAAAGAAGCTGCCCACATTTTGTGGGCAAAGGGGTTATTTGAAATTGGTAGCAATCCACGCTTGCGCGGCTTCAACGGTGTCAAACTTCTGGCTTTTAGCCACTTGTACGCCACCTTCGTAAAAACGGATGCGAATGCCATCTTGCACTTCGTCTATCTTGATGCGGGTAATTCTTTCAGTGTTAAGATACACACGGTCGTTTAGTTTAATAAACATGGTCACTCCTTTTAAATTTCGCTGATTCTATCATGTTTGGACTAAAACTACGAAAACTCCCGCTTATTGCGAGGTTTTAAAAATAGCTCTTTAAAGCGCTCGTTGGCGTACGCTTCGATGTCTGCTTGCAAGGTTTTGTACGCGTCCATGAGTGCATATGCTTCAGGAGTTAGGGTCGTGCCGCCACTTTCACCGCCGCCTTTTTGAGTTTCCACAAGAGGGCTTGGGAAGCTTTTTTGCAAAATCTGAATGTGACTCCACGTTTTTTTGTAATTCATCCCCAGTTTTTCCGCCGCCCCTGAGATAGAACCTGTTTGCGCTACATCTTCTAAAACTTCGGTTTTGCCCTTACCAAAAAGCAGTTCGCCTTTTTCGTTCTCAATCCATGTTTTGGTTTTAACATAAAGCCTGACCCGTTTTTTTTCTTTAAAACAGCCCAGTTCGCAATATTTCACATCAATGTTGCATTTATCCAGTGTTCCACGGACTTTTTTAAGCCCAACGCCTGCGGCCGTGCCTCTGGCATCTTTGCAAAACACTTTTTTATTTTCATCCAACAAAGGCTCTAAGCGCGTTTTAACTTCGTCACTAAACTCATCTTTTTCCAATTTTCCAAACTGCCCCAGTTCACAATCACTGATGCGCACACCCATGGCTTTGGCGGTGTCACCTACGGTGCGCACCGCTTCTTTTGTTTTGGCGGCAACCTTGTAGGCATCTTTACATGTAAGCTTGCCTTCTTCGTTAAGGTTTTCTTTGATGTGGCGCTCTAATTCAGACATGGATGCGCTCCGGCGCGTTGTAGATGTTCATGCGGTCATTGCGGGCAAAGCCCACCAATGTAAGGTTAAATTTCTTGGCAATCATGAGTCCCAGACACGTGGACGCAGTACGTGAGACAAGGATAGGAATCCCGTGCATGACCGCTTTGGCGACCATCTCTGAAGAGAGTCTGCCGCTCACCATCAAAAATGCTTTAGAAACATCAGCACCCGCTAAACGCGCTTTGCCAATGGCTTTGTCGATGGTGTTGTGTTGGGCGATGTCTTCGCCGATAAAAAAGGTTTTCTCATCAAGAAAAAGCTTGGCCGTGTGCACACAACCTGTTTGCTCATACAGCGGACACTCGGTATAGAACTGGCTCATTTGCGTTGAAAGAAGGCTTGCTTCGATAGTTAAAGGGTTGTGAATGACCTTTGCCTCAATGGCTTCGGGGTCGATGTTGGCTGTCATGCCGCGCCCGCAACCGCTAATGACTACCCCTTCAGCATTAAGTTTGCCAATATTGGCGGCGTTGACTTTGGCTTCAATCTCTACACCCATGCCATCATTCACCAGCTCCATGCGTGTAATATCATCAAATGTTTCAATGATATTTTCACTCATCAGGTACCCAAGCGCTAATGCTTCTTGGTCTACAGGTGTGGCCATCACCGCACCCACGCGTTCACCATTAACAATGAGTTCGAGTTTAATTTCACGCACAAGAGTGTCATCAGTCTCTATTTTTTTGCCGTCTTTGATTTTTGTAATCTGTGTGGTATATACGGGTTCCATCATCTGTTTCCTTCTTTTAAAATACGCAATCTTAGCACATTACCCCCTAAGGTAAGTTACTAAAACCGTGTAAAAAGGCAGCGCCCACTCCGGCACCGCCCCTTACATGTAAAGCAAAGGCGACTTACACTTCGCCTTTTTCTTTAAGTTTCTTGTAGTACGAAGAGTGCAATATCCGCACTTCTTCTTCTTCCATGTGGCCATCGATGATGCTATGTACCGCACCTTTAATGGCGAACATAGACATGTACACATGGGTAATAAACAGTGCAAGCACAGCAAAGCCTACCACGTTGTGCAAAATAGCCGCTAAGCGTAGCAAGTCAATCTGGCTAAGGCCTGTAAGGCTTACTAGCATGCTCATGTCAAAGTCAAGCAAGTACATCATTACACCCGTAATGACCATGACAAGACTGCCTAGGGTTGCTATCCAGAACCACATCTTTTGGCCTGCGTTGAACTTACCTGCAGGAATGGGCTTTTTCTCCTTAGAGAGATACCCGCCTAGAATCATCATCCATTTGATGTCATCAGTATTTGGAATGGCTTCTTTGACCCACATGAAAAACATAGGAATCACGACAAGTGCAAAAGGAATGGTAAAGAGTCCGTGCAAATCTTTGCACAAAGTAACAAACCACCCTCCCCCAAAGAAACTTCCAAACACCATCACGATACCCGTAGGGATAATGACGATAAAGCTAATGGCTGCAATTTGGTGAATAACACGGTTAAAAAGGCTGAAGACTTTAATCTTCTTTCCCCCATGAGGAAAAACCTTAGGGCCGATGACCAAATAGTGCAGTAAAAAAACCGCAGGCACGCCTACGATGATGGCTAAAAAGATAGGGACAAAGTATTGGTTTTGTAAAAGGGTGAACAAAGGACCAAGACCGGTGCTTCCCTCTTTGCCGTAGCCAAAGATATTTGTGATGCGTCCCTCGCCCCAGATGGGGTTCTCAGCGGCAAATACCGCTGAGACCATTAGGGGGAGAAGGAGCAGAGCACCAAGACGGTGTTTCATCTTTTGCTCCTTCATTAGTACGCTGTACTCCACCCATAAGGCATACCTTGCGTTCCTTTGCCTTTACTAACAAGGCGCTGGCGGTAGATTTCAGCAACAGACTCACCATCACCTACTAACAAGGCTTTTGTGGAACACATGGCCGCACATACAGGAACTTTGCCCTCAGCAATGCGGTTTTGTCCATAGAGTTGACGCTCTTTTTCTGAGTTAGTCTCTTCTGGGCCGCCTGCACACATGGTACATTTATCCATAGCTCCCTTGGTACCAAAGGCACCATCGCGTGGGAACTGCGGTGCGCCAAAAGGACATGCATATAGACAATAGCCACATCCAATGCAAGTCTCTTTGCTGTGAAGGACGATTCCATCTTCTCGCACATAGAAACAATCCACCGGACACACCGCTTCACATGGCGCATCGGTACAGTGCATACATGCCACAGAAAGGGAGAACTCTTTGCCCTCGACCCCTTCATTAAGCGTGATTTCTTTACGTCGGTTTACACCTACGGGAAGCTCGTGGGCTTCCGCACACGCAACGCTACATCCGTTGCAGTCGATACAACGGGCCTCATCACAGTAAAACTTCATTCGCTGCATAATTTCGCTCATGACTCACCCCCTACGCTTTTTCGATGCGGCAGAGGCCGCCTTTGGTTTCGGGGATTTGTGTAATAATGTCATACCCGTAGTTCGTTACCGTATTTGCACTTTCGCCTCTTGAATATGGCGTGGTGCCCTCAGGATAACGCTCTGTCAAATCCTTACCTTGGAAATGCCCTGCCCAGTGGAATGGCAAAAAGATGCGATCAGGCAGTACTGACTGTGTAAAACGTGCCTTAACCTTAATCTTCGTACCTTCAGGTGAATGTACCCACATCATCGAACCGTTTCGGATGCCATGCGTTGCTGCCAAGTCAGGGTTAATATCCGCAAACATTTCTGGTGTCAATTCAACCAAGTACTTAGAGCCCCTGTTTTCAATACCTGCACCATTCATGTTAACCAAACGTCCCGTTACCAAGTTGATAGGGAACTCTTTGGCAAAATCTTTGCTCTGCTGAAGCGAAGCAAACTTTGTTGTTACACGGTAATGTCCTTTGCGATCATTAGCAAAAGAGGGGTATTTTTTAGCCAAATCAGTACGTGGCGAGTGGAGCGGCTCACGGTGAATTGGCATCATGTGGTCAAGTTTTTCCCACTCCCACACAATACAACGCGCTCTGGCATTACCATAAGGGGCAACACCTGCTTCCATACATTTTTGCGCAATAAGATTGCTCTTATCTACTTTCCAGTTAGCGCCCATAGCTGCTTTTTCAGCATCTGAGAGCTTAATGCCAAGAACTGCTTCGATGTTATCCTTAGTAATTTCTGGATAACCGCCCTTGACTTTGGAGCCTTTCACTGTAGCCGCAGGACCTGCAAGCTGGCTTACACCGTTGTGCTCTAGGCCATAACGGTTTCTAAAGCCCATACCGCCTTCAACAACAGGACGGTCGGTGTTATAAAGAATTGGACTACCGCTGTGGGTTTCTGTCCAGCAAGGCCATGGAAGACCATAGTACTCGCCTTTCATTGGGCCAAAGCCACGTCCTGAAATCTCATCAAACATGTGCCAGTTGTCCGTATGCTTTTTGATACGCTTGGCTGTCCAGCCTGTTAGGCCGATGGTTTTAATAATGCGAGCGATTTCATCGGTTGCATCATCAGGCCATGTAAAGGTTTTTTTGTTCTCTTTCATGAGCATAGCTTTGGTGTACTGCTCGTAAAAGCCTAGGCGCTTGGCAAGTTCAAACATGATTTCATGGTCAGGCTTGGACTCATACAAAGGCTCAATGACTTTATAACGCCACTGGGCACTTCGGTTAGTAGCCGTTACAGAACCTTCGGTCTCAAATTGTGTTGATGAAGGAAGAAGGTATATGCCATCTTGCTTGTCGGTCAAAATAGCCGCTTCGTTCACAAAAGGGTCTGCAAGAACAAGCATCTCAAGAGCATCTAGCCCTTTTTTGATTTCTGCTTGCTGAGCAATACCTGTAATACCATTACCCAAAACAAAAAGCGCTTTAAGGCGTGTGCCCGCATTGTTGCCAGTGCTGTCTGCGCCACCGGTTGCGCCCTCATGCCAACGGGCAAGGGTGAAACCAGGTTTGCTCATCATCTCTTTTGATTTGTGCTGGGAAACAAGCCAGTCAAAATCCACACCCCATTGGGAAGCGAAATATTTCCAAGCACCTTCAGCCAAACCATAATAACCAGGCAAGTTATCTGCCAAACAACCCATATCTGTGGCACCCTGAACGTTATCATGGCCACGAAGGATATTAGTACCGCCGCCTTCTTTACCCATGTTGCCAAGAGCAAGCTGAAGGATTGGAGCGAGACGTGTGTTGCCTGTACCAATATTGTGCTGAGTTAAACCCATCGCCCAAATCAGTGTACCAGGTCGGTTTTTAGCATACACATTTGTAATTTGAATTAATTTCTCTGCAGAGACGCCTGTGACATCTTCCACCACTTCGGGTGTCCATTTTTTGGCTTCTTCGCGAATTAAGTCCATAGCATACGTTCGGCTATCAATATGCTCTTTATCTTCCCAACCGTTTTGGAAAATGATGTTAAGCATGCCGTACATAAAGGCGATATCTGTTCCTGGACGAATGGCTGCATGGAAATCTGCTTTTGCAGCAGTTCGTGTAAAGCGAGGGTCTACAACAATAATTTGTGCATTGTTGCGCTCTTTGGCTTTCAAAAAGTGCTGAAAACCTACTGGGTGATTTACCGCTGGGTTTGCACCAAAAATAATAATAGCTTTTGCGTTTTGGATATCTCCAAGTGAGTTGGTCATAGCGCCATAACCCCATGTATTCGCCACACCGGCGACTGTTGCACTATGTCAGATTCGAGCTTGGTGATCTGTGTTGTTTGTTCCAAAAAATGCTGCAAACTTTCTAAAATAGTAAGCTTGCTCGGTACTGATTTTTGCTGAGCCTAGAAATTGCACCGCATCAGGTCCGTCTGTTTTTTTAAGGTCAGCCATTTTTTTAGAAATTTGATCAAGGGCTGCATCCCAACTGATGCGCTTCCACTGACCATTTTCTTTGACCATTGGGAATTTTACACGCGTTTGTGCACGTGCTAGATCGATCATTCCCGAGCCTTTACAGCAGTGACCGCCAAGGCTGATAGGATGGTCTTGGGCAACTTCTTGGCGTACCCATACACCGTTTTGAACTTCGGCGATAACACCGCAGCCAACTGAACAAGACGTACAAATGGTCTTGACTAATTTTGAACCTGGGAATGGGTTTTTAACCTCTTCCTCGGTTGCGCTTCGTGTTGCTCCGCTACTTGCAAAGCCCGACGTTGCTCCAAATGCACCCGCTATTGCGGCCATTTTTAGAAAGCTTCGTCGCCCGACTTTGTGCGCTAGAACACGTGTTGCGTTCTCTTGCATCGAACTCTCCTTAGATTACTTGGCAGATTGGTAATATGCTTCCCAAGCCTGCGTTTTTTTGTAAAGAATCTCTGTCTTTGGAGATTTCCCTACAACAACACCACCCGAACTGTATGACTGCTTTCCTGAAGCGGCAACTGCTGCAACAGCAGTAACAGCACCAGCGACCGCTGCTTTTTTCAAAAAGCCACGTCTTGCCTCGACCATACAATCCTCCTTATGATGAATTTAACTTCGCGAAGAAGTTACCTTTGCCTTACATGTAAAGCAAAGGTAACCCCTTGAGGTTACGCGTCACAGACTCCTGACTCGCAAGATGCTTTAACTGCACGCTCTGCATCACGCTTGGCTTTGTTGGCCGCACGACGCTGCATCTCTTGTTCATCTGCCAACTCTTGCTTTGTTTTTTTAGCCTCTTTTTTGGGCACTTTTGCCACTTCAAAATAGAGCCGTTCAAACTCCATAAACGCATTAAGTAAAATGGCTACATCTTTGTAAACATCGCTTTTGTTGTGAGTAAAGAGTGCCTCGACAACTTCATCCACAAAAGGGTTGATGATTTGCTCAAACAAACAATGCTGAATGTTGTCGTATTCTTTGTGTCCCTCAACACTCAACGCAACCAAATCGTGCATAAACGTCAACAAGAAAGGCAATGTATCTTCGTTGTCTTTAAAGGTGGCTTCATTGCGGCGGATTTTTGTTTTAGCAATAAATCCACGCACCTCAACCAGTTTTTTACCCGCCTCATGCCCCTCTTCATAAAAAGAGGCTGAAGTGCGAATCACACGTCCTACAAAGGCATGAAAAAGTGCGTCGTACTCTTCAATTAAGGGTTGCGTTCCTTGCGTGTCCAGTGTGGTTAATACTCTTTTTGCCGCAGCACCTGAATGCTCATCAAGGGGATTGGTCCCAATAACCGCCAACGCATCGTCAACGCCTTCAAAACGATTAGCCTCCGTAGAATACACAAGAAACTTGCTCAGTAGACCATAATAAAGGGCACGTGCTTTGTTGGTGGAAGTTTTATCAATCATTATTTTACCTTTACGCCCATGACGGTCGTTTGAACGCAAATGCAAAGGAGAGTATCGTATTACCTTTGACGGCATGCACCGCATCCACTTGGTCAATGGCTGTTTACCGAATTGTAGGGACTCTTCCATTAAAGCTTTCTTAATAAAAGAGCTAAAAAGTCCTGTTCATAGGGGTTTTATAGGGGTTTTTCTCTACCCATCGAAGGTAAAAACGATGGTTAAGAGTGGTTTTCTTTTTTGTTTTTTTGTATTTATATTTTTCTATTTTTCCCCATAGTTCGATGGTCCAAAAATATGCAAATTTTGCATATTTTTGGACAGAGTCAATACAAATTATAACAAAAACAAATCAAAGTATTTTGTTAAATTTTTCCTTCTTTTTGTAACTTTTTGTAGTACGAAGAGTGCAATATCCGCACTTCTTCTTCTTCCATGTGGCCATCGATGATGCTATGTACCGCACCTTTAATGGCGAACATAGACATGTACACATGGGTAATAAACAGTGCAAGCACAGCAAAGCCTACCACGTTGTGCAAAATAGCCGCTAAGCGTAGCAAGTCAATCTGGCTAAGGCCTGTTAGACTCACAAGCATGCTCATGTCAAAGTCAAGCAAGTACATCATTACACCCGTAATGACCATGACAAGACTGCCTAGGGTTGCTATCCAGAACCACATCTTTTGGCCTGCGTTGAACTTACCTGCAGGAATGGGCTTTTTCTCCTTAGAGAGATACCCGCCTAGAATCATCATCCATTTGATGTCATCAGTATTTGGAATGGCTTCTTTGACCCACATGAAAAACATAGGAATCACGACAAGTGCAAAAGGAATGGTAAAGAGTCCGTGCAAATCTTTGCACAAAGTAACAAACCACCCTCCCCCAAAGAAACTTCCAAACACCATCACGATACCCGTAGGAATAATGACGATAAAGCTAATGGCTGCAATTTGGTGAATAACACGGTTAAAAAGGCTGAAGACTTTAATCTTCTTTCCCCCATGAGGAAAAACCTTAGGGCCGATGACCAAATAGTGCAGTAAAAAAACCGCAGGCACACCTACGATGATGGCTAAAAAGATAGGGACAAAGTATTGGTTTTGTAAAAGGGTGAACAAAGGACCAAGACCGGTGCTTCCCTCTTTGCCGTAGCCAAAGATATTTGTGATGCGTCCCTCGCCCCAGATGGGGTTCTCAGCGGCAAATACCGCTGAGACCATTAGGGGGAGAAGGAGCAGAGTGCGTAAAGAATTTTTCATGCCACCCCCTCTAGTGCACCGCAGCACTAACGATTTCCACGTCGCAAAACGCGCTTTGTAATAACATCCGAAACAGAAGCCGAATCGCCTGCTAGCAACGCCTTGGTGGAACACATAGACACGCACACAGGCAATTTTCCCTCGGCCAAACGATTTTGTCCGTAAAGTTTATATTCCGCATCACTCAATGTCTCTTCTGGGCCACCCGCACAAAATGTACATTTGTCCATGGAGCCTTTTGTTCCAAACACACCAGAGCGTGGGAACTGCGGTGCGCCAAAAGGGCACGCATACAGACAATAACC from Sulfurospirillum tamanense harbors:
- the selD gene encoding selenide, water dikinase SelD, coding for MILNNQAKLTKYVKAAGCAAKLGPEDLTNTLSGLYAPHPNVLVGSEGSEDASVYALNETQALVQTVDFITPVVDDPFVYGQIAAANSLSDVFAMGAEVLSALNLVGFDGCHHPRALLREILEGGRDKVLECGGVVTGGHTIETPEMYYGLSVTGMVHPKRFWRNNTPRVGDVLLLTKPLGMGILSTAIKADLLSDAEACEAAQIMAQLNVHAMRALRPLAVSACTDVTGFGLLGHGLEMAADKVTLCIAQGAVPVLKSAKTYADMGIIPAGSYANKSHVERFLTCKDDVDITLFDAQTSGGLLVALPEKEVRQSIAVLQDLGYVHTCIIGEVLAREATPLRVV
- the yedF gene encoding sulfurtransferase-like selenium metabolism protein YedF, whose translation is MQIDCRNLECPQPVLETKKALESLPEDAVLEVLVNSVASRENVMRFGKNSGCEVRESVQGDATLITLVKGYGCDIVPSAPSGFLNKTLFIKDDKVGEGELGGMLMVGFLKTVLEQKALPSRIICVNKGVLLTTAPEGSDVIAVLKALADKGVEIYSCGVCLEFYKVQDALKVGVIGNAYSTIEMLLNAQDVISL
- a CDS encoding sodium-dependent tyrosine transporter, with protein sequence MFIKLNDRVYLNTERITRIKIDEVQDGIRIRFYEGGVQVAKSQKFDTVEAAQAWIATNFK
- a CDS encoding winged helix-turn-helix domain-containing protein, which codes for MSELERHIKENLNEEGKLTCKDAYKVAAKTKEAVRTVGDTAKAMGVRISDCELGQFGKLEKDEFSDEVKTRLEPLLDENKKVFCKDARGTAAGVGLKKVRGTLDKCNIDVKYCELGCFKEKKRVRLYVKTKTWIENEKGELLFGKGKTEVLEDVAQTGSISGAAEKLGMNYKKTWSHIQILQKSFPSPLVETQKGGGESGGTTLTPEAYALMDAYKTLQADIEAYANERFKELFLKPRNKREFS
- the fdhD gene encoding formate dehydrogenase accessory sulfurtransferase FdhD; the protein is MEPVYTTQITKIKDGKKIETDDTLVREIKLELIVNGERVGAVMATPVDQEALALGYLMSENIIETFDDITRMELVNDGMGVEIEAKVNAANIGKLNAEGVVISGCGRGMTANIDPEAIEAKVIHNPLTIEASLLSTQMSQFYTECPLYEQTGCVHTAKLFLDEKTFFIGEDIAQHNTIDKAIGKARLAGADVSKAFLMVSGRLSSEMVAKAVMHGIPILVSRTASTCLGLMIAKKFNLTLVGFARNDRMNIYNAPERIHV
- a CDS encoding formate dehydrogenase subunit gamma; this translates as MKHRLGALLLLPLMVSAVFAAENPIWGEGRITNIFGYGKEGSTGLGPLFTLLQNQYFVPIFLAIIVGVPAVFLLHYLVIGPKVFPHGGKKIKVFSLFNRVIHQIAAISFIVIIPTGIVMVFGSFFGGGWFVTLCKDLHGLFTIPFALVVIPMFFMWVKEAIPNTDDIKWMMILGGYLSKEKKPIPAGKFNAGQKMWFWIATLGSLVMVITGVMMYLLDFDMSMLVSLTGLSQIDLLRLAAILHNVVGFAVLALFITHVYMSMFAIKGAVHSIIDGHMEEEEVRILHSSYYKKLKEKGEV
- the fdh3B gene encoding formate dehydrogenase FDH3 subunit beta — protein: MSEIMQRMKFYCDEARCIDCNGCSVACAEAHELPVGVNRRKEITLNEGVEGKEFSLSVACMHCTDAPCEAVCPVDCFYVREDGIVLHSKETCIGCGYCLYACPFGAPQFPRDGAFGTKGAMDKCTMCAGGPEETNSEKERQLYGQNRIAEGKVPVCAAMCSTKALLVGDGESVAEIYRQRLVSKGKGTQGMPYGWSTAY
- a CDS encoding formate dehydrogenase subunit alpha — its product is MQENATRVLAHKVGRRSFLKMAAIAGAFGATSGFASSGATRSATEEEVKNPFPGSKLVKTICTSCSVGCGVIAEVQNGVWVRQEVAQDHPISLGGHCCKGSGMIDLARAQTRVKFPMVKENGQWKRISWDAALDQISKKMADLKKTDGPDAVQFLGSAKISTEQAYYFRKFAAFFGTNNTDHQARIUHSATVAGVANTWGYGAMTNSLGDIQNAKAIIIFGANPAVNHPVGFQHFLKAKERNNAQIIVVDPRFTRTAAKADFHAAIRPGTDIAFMYGMLNIIFQNGWEDKEHIDSRTYAMDLIREEAKKWTPEVVEDVTGVSAEKLIQITNVYAKNRPGTLIWAMGLTQHNIGTGNTRLAPILQLALGNMGKEGGGTNILRGHDNVQGATDMGCLADNLPGYYGLAEGAWKYFASQWGVDFDWLVSQHKSKEMMSKPGFTLARWHEGATGGADSTGNNAGTRLKALFVLGNGITGIAQQAEIKKGLDALEMLVLADPFVNEAAILTDKQDGIYLLPSSTQFETEGSVTATNRSAQWRYKVIEPLYESKPDHEIMFELAKRLGFYEQYTKAMLMKENKKTFTWPDDATDEIARIIKTIGLTGWTAKRIKKHTDNWHMFDEISGRGFGPMKGEYYGLPWPCWTETHSGSPILYNTDRPVVEGGMGFRNRYGLEHNGVSQLAGPAATVKGSKVKGGYPEITKDNIEAVLGIKLSDAEKAAMGANWKVDKSNLIAQKCMEAGVAPYGNARARCIVWEWEKLDHMMPIHREPLHSPRTDLAKKYPSFANDRKGHYRVTTKFASLQQSKDFAKEFPINLVTGRLVNMNGAGIENRGSKYLVELTPEMFADINPDLAATHGIRNGSMMWVHSPEGTKIKVKARFTQSVLPDRIFLPFHWAGHFQGKDLTERYPEGTTPYSRGESANTVTNYGYDIITQIPETKGGLCRIEKA
- a CDS encoding twin-arginine translocation signal domain-containing protein — its product is MVEARRGFLKKAAVAGAVTAVAAVAASGKQSYSSGGVVVGKSPKTEILYKKTQAWEAYYQSAK
- a CDS encoding TorD/DmsD family molecular chaperone, with the translated sequence MIDKTSTNKARALYYGLLSKFLVYSTEANRFEGVDDALAVIGTNPLDEHSGAAAKRVLTTLDTQGTQPLIEEYDALFHAFVGRVIRTSASFYEEGHEAGKKLVEVRGFIAKTKIRRNEATFKDNEDTLPFLLTFMHDLVALSVEGHKEYDNIQHCLFEQIINPFVDEVVEALFTHNKSDVYKDVAILLNAFMEFERLYFEVAKVPKKEAKKTKQELADEQEMQRRAANKAKRDAERAVKASCESGVCDA
- a CDS encoding formate dehydrogenase subunit gamma is translated as MKNSLRTLLLLPLMVSAVFAAENPIWGEGRITNIFGYGKEGSTGLGPLFTLLQNQYFVPIFLAIIVGVPAVFLLHYLVIGPKVFPHGGKKIKVFSLFNRVIHQIAAISFIVIIPTGIVMVFGSFFGGGWFVTLCKDLHGLFTIPFALVVIPMFFMWVKEAIPNTDDIKWMMILGGYLSKEKKPIPAGKFNAGQKMWFWIATLGSLVMVITGVMMYLLDFDMSMLVSLTGLSQIDLLRLAAILHNVVGFAVLALFITHVYMSMFAIKGAVHSIIDGHMEEEEVRILHSSYYKKLQKEGKI